One stretch of Penaeus chinensis breed Huanghai No. 1 chromosome 27, ASM1920278v2, whole genome shotgun sequence DNA includes these proteins:
- the LOC125039468 gene encoding G patch domain-containing protein 3-like — MYLVVTNIPETFRTPDLRNYFSLFIEKGAFICFHFRHRPCEQLREIILSISQTPSHSQNENGADTQNESSDVKNKDNTQEKDENMTVDESDSSHANDRPKTAHWLSSGLSGLSSLISEKKKKAQESKIGFEKVGTDKPLKSRSTIESVKGSPSDSPGENSCISGLLQMLECAKGTCCVIDVKDSETERFVEFYHYKHFVDREGNVHPSKCLIHRLDINKNVQKEDDYMTRKERNSQRLICTTIADLIEFHPPPLMPQGSIGTPTSHFKSLIKSCQLPGSIIKKLGLEFPRSKGKKRFGQVPFDYGTEVIKPKNTSTGDGVAFTASGHLIPSSVDFTKVKKKLGRRQIGRQPQLELQEEEEDGAEVEEWERYETFHNDVTSQDRTKERLYEKEIELVWEKGGPGLNFYTDAQVWREQEGDFDEQTADEWDVDMSIYYEKGAGDKDAQDSVGMVESNQLRSGHLTESAFKAPADPPKKRRGELPSKQRKKGPTPAPKIGEFEAHTRGIGRRLMEAQGWEEGKGLGRNSAGLPYALDNDGQHPRDKKGFGYYGEKLQGWGVKASTSTSTSTATPRRQQRRTEGPQLPRHSQWPRQGVLTPGPAPETEGHSVRISTVFDRPQKEDPPAPPLRTQEPTTLSYRHNYVPFTKASEVSD; from the exons ATGTATTTAGTGGTCACGAATATCCCAGAAACATTTCGGACGCCAGATTTACGCAACTATTTCTCGTTGTTCATAGAAAAAGGAGCATTTATCTGTTTCCACTTCAGACACCGTCCTTGTGAGCAGCTACGGGAAATTATTCTTTCCATCAGTCAAACCCCATCACACAGTCAAAATGAAAACGGAGCAGACACCCAAAATGAGTCAAGTGACgttaaaaataaggataacacgcaagagaaagatgagaatatGACAGTGGATGAGTCAGACTCCAGCCATGCAAATGACAGGCCGAAGACAGCTCACTGGCTCTCCTCAGGGCTCTCTGGTCTCTCTTCGTTAATcagcgaaaaaaagaagaaggcgcAGGAATCAAAAATCGGGTTTGAGAAGGTGGGAACTGATAAGCCTTTGAAATCGAGATCTACTATAGAGAGTGTAAAAGGATCACCAAGCGACAGTCCGGGAGAAAACTCGTGTATAAGTGGTTTGTTACAAATGCTTGAGTGTGCAAAGGGAACATGTTGTGTCATAGATGTTAAAGATTCAGAAACAGAACGTTTTGTGGAGTTTTACCATTACAAGCATTTTGTGGATCGGGAAGGTAATGTTCATCCATCGAAGTGCCTTATTCACAGATTggatataaacaaaaatgtacaGAAGG AAGATGATTACATGACTAGGAAGGAGCGTAATTCCCAGCGGCTTATTTGCACGACGATAGCAGACCTGATAGAATTCCATCCGCCCCCTCTCATGCCACAGGGAAGCATTGGCACACCTACCAGCCACTTCAAGTCCCTCATCAAGTCATGTCAGTTGCCAGGATCCATCATCAAGAAACTTGGGCTAGAATTTCCTCGGAGCAA AGGTAAAAAGAGATTTGGACAAGTACCCTTTGACTATGGCACAGAAGTCATCAAGCCCAAGAACACAAGTACAGGAGATGGTGTAGCATTCACTGCCTCAGGTCATCTGATACCATCATCTGTTGATTTTACAAAAGTGAAGAAGAAACTAGGTCGGAGGCAGATAGGTCGTCAGCCACAACTAGAactgcaagaggaagaagag GATGGAGCAGAGGTAGAGGAGTGGGAAAGATATGAGACCTTCCACAATGATGTGACCAGCCAAGACCGCACCAAGGAGCGTCTctatgaaaaggaaatagag ctggtgtgggagaagggagggccaGGACTTAATTTTTACACTGATGCCCAAGTCTGGAGGGAACAGGAAGGGGATTTTGATGAACAGACTGCAGATGAATGGGACGTTGATATGTCTATCTATTATGAAAAAG GGGCTGGGGACAAAGATGCACAAGACAGTGTGGGAATGGTCGAGAGTAACCAGCTTCGTTCCGGCCATCTCACAGAGTCTGCTTTCAAGGCTCCAGCAGACCCTCccaagaagagaaggggagaattgccatcaaaacaaaggaaaaaag GTCCTACACCAGCACCAAAGATTGGAGAATTTGAAGCTCACACCCGTGGCATTGGCAGGCGTCTGATGGAAGCGCAAGGTTGGGAGGAAGGCAAAGGGTTGGGGCGCAACTCAGCTGGACTCCCATATGCCCTTGACAATGATGGGCAGCATCCACGTGACAAAAAAGGCTTTGG aTATTATGGGGAAAAGCTACAAGGCTGGGGGGTTAAagcttctacctccacctccacctccactgctACCCCTCGACGCCAACAGAGACGCACAGAAGGACCACAACTCCCAAGACACAGCCAGTGGCCACGACAAGGTGTGCTCACTCCGGGACCAGCTCCAGAGACGGAGGGCCACAGTGTGCGCATTTCCACTGTTTTTGACCGGCCGCAGAAAGAGGACCCCCCTGCACCACCTCTCCGCACACAAGAACCTACAACACTCTCATACCGCCACAATTATGTTCCTTTTACAAAAGCTTCAGAAGTTTCTGATTAA